The proteins below are encoded in one region of Aspergillus nidulans FGSC A4 chromosome III:
- a CDS encoding putative C6 transcription factor (Gal4) (transcript_id=CADANIAT00005637), protein MMSKNKITMGSTRDSHSYACDECRLRKSRCSKEKPTCAQCKQLDKECKYSPKITRSPLTRQHLTYVEDRLQAFESALGRLFPGGDLDATVRSLLQDQDPLSKERSSSKSSSRHSTPAKTEADRHESAPEALPQQADGFDWAENRITLGDLTDGMAALSIKPEGAGYFGASSSVVPLRALLKHGFDLNIPSGSSKRVDNSDRVPLKSQLLNIAPSGVIEQAFMDAFFNNYHMSYPFVHEATFRAQFHEQLPRPHGPAWQILLNTILALGAWCIGDDNSDLDITFYQEARSRLQQMSVFEAGNLTLVQALLFLSNYAQKRNKPNTGWNFLGLAVRMSMSLGLHKEFHGWKISLLQREVRRRLWWGVYIFDSGAAKTFGRPILLPEDSVMDVKHVLNIHDEALTSTTTVVPPEVNEPTLYTGMLAQAKFHILTNSVYQRLISGPNPTPEETLSLQKPMEEWYNSLPDYIKNPAPGSMSDNFALVRSRLLWRDWNLRILIYRPILLRWASKRWTPNTPTEPEDPYEAECRMLCFRNAKLTISSITDFVNNYPCTRVGAWYMLYFLFQAGLIPIILLMTDPTSAEAPSWIQEIEATKALLMYPSLSNNNLAGRCLDVIYRLCAPVYPSNATSSASAPSQQPQPIYMPFADQLYNDPTFGSLFPDVNQDLNVSAGMDFSEWVNFAPTPHNDFT, encoded by the exons ATGATgtccaagaacaagatcaCCATGGGTAGCACCCGCGATTCCCACTCTTATGCG TGTGATGAATGCCGTTTACGCAAGTCCAGA TGCTCTAAAGAGAAACCTACTTGCGCGCAGTGCAAGCAGCTGGACAAAGAATGCAAATATAGCCCAAAGATAACAAGAAGCCCTCTAACACGGCA GCACTTGACGTATGTCGAAGACCGCTTGCAGGCATTTGAATCCGCCTTAGGACGGCTATTTCCCGGTGGCGATCTGGACGCCACAGTGCGTTCTTTATTGCAGGATCAAGATCCCCTCTCGAAGGAGCGCTCTTCATCCAAGTCTTCCTCTAGACATTCCACGCCGGCAAAGACCGAAGCAGATCGGCATGAGTCAGCACCAGAAGCTTTGCCCCAGCAAGCCGATGGGTTTGACTGGGCTGAGAACCGGATTACCCTCGGAGACCTGACAGACGGGATGGCAGCCCTGTCAATCAAACCGGAAGGCGCAGGCTACTTTG GAGCGTCTTCAAGCGTTGTACCGCTTCGGGCATTGCTTAAACATGGGTTCGACCTCAATATACCGTCCGGATCGTCCAAACGCGTGGATAATTCGGACAGGGTTCCACTGAAATCGCAGCTTTTGAACATCGCGCCTTCTGGTGTTATTGAACAAGCATTCATGGATGCATTCTTCAACAACTATCATATGAGCTATCCATTTGTGCATGAGGCCACTTTCAGGGCGCAGTTCCACGAGCAGCTTCCCCGACCTCATGgaccagcatggcaaatTCTGCTCAACACAATTCTCGCTCTAGGGGCTTGGTGCATCGGAGACGACAATTCTGACCTCGATATCACGTTCTACCAAGAGGCCAGAAGCAGGTTACAGCAAATGTCTGTGTTTGAAGCCGGCAATCTCACTCTTGTCCAGGCTTTGCTATTCTTGAGTAATTACGCTCAGAAACGGAATAAGCCAAACACAGGCTGGAATTTCTTGGGTTTAGCTGTCAGGATGTCGATGAGTCTCGGACTACATAAAGAGTTTCACGGATGGAAAATCAGCCTTTTGCAACGCGAGGTCCGTAGAAGACTGTGGTGGGGCGTCTATATCTTCGATAGTGGCGCTGCGAAGACATTTGGCCGTCCTATCCTTCTACCGGAAGATAGCGTTATGGATGTAAAGCATGTTCTCAACATTCATGACGAAGCGCTCACCTCGACGACCACGGTTGTGCCTCCCGAGGTTAATGAGCCAACTTTGTACACGGGAATGCTTGCGCAGGCTAAATTCCACATACTCACAAACAGTGTCTACCAACGTCTTATATCCGGGCCGAACCCCACACCAGAGGAGACCCTTAGCCTTCAGAAACCGATGGAGGAATGGTATAATAGTCTACCCGATTATATCAAAAATCCGGCTCCCGGTTCAATGTCAGACAATTTCGCTCTAGTCCGCAGTCGACTATTGTGGCGGGATTGGAACTTGAGAATCCTCATTTACCGCCCGATCCTTCTAAGATGGGCTTCGAAACGATGGACGCCGAATACGCCCACCGAGCCAGAAGACCCTTACGAGGCTGAGTGCCGGATGCTCTGCTTCCGCAATGCCAAACTGACTATATCCTCCATCACCGATTTCGTGAACAATTATCCGTGCACCAGGGTTGGTGCATGGTATATGCT ttacttcctcttccaagcAGGTTTAATCCCAATCATCCTCCTGATGACAGATCCAACTAGCGCAGAAGCCCCAAGCTGGATTCAGGAGATCGAAGCAACTAAAGCCCTACTCATGTACCCTTCATTGAGCAACAACAACCTTGCCGGTCGTTGTCTCGACGTAATATATCGACTTTGCGCCCCTGTATATCCGTCAAACGCCACCAGCTCTGCGAGTGCACCATCacagcagcctcagccgaTCTACATGCCCTTTGCGGACCAACTTTACAACGATCCCACCTTCGGCAGCCTCTTCCCTGATGTTAATCAAGACCTGAACGTCAGTGCAGGGATGGACTTCTCTGAATGGGTGAATTTTGCTCCGACGCCACATAACGACTTCACCTGA
- a CDS encoding OTU family ubiquitin thioesterase (transcript_id=CADANIAT00005638) translates to MSLSDLPRSHFDPLNHYPLREEQYPGYFPPSDAPAAFLTHEITQLSNALYGHRPAFFNMNPLSPEEMERFQELSNKYEPELPVSNPSTNAIAMDYANADPTFATKTSALAVTHPQSRIMKGDGNCGWRAVAFGYFENLFSLRDPVQLQRERARFKSLNTLLDQVGLDEITYGMFADATDEVFDSILNAIERGERDDSFLVALFNDEYNSNTILCHFRFLTSAWIKLNAHRYSAFLPMDMPIDRYCSTQIDPVKTEIDGIGLQALVDGVIEGSGLVVEILYLDRSEGDAVTPHVLTQTRPGVGAIRLLYRPGHYDLLYRAEPIVNMQPVVNLQYAISSNYGPWDTSDLSFDVNSSLMAIPNLMMDTSFPLAPSMSQPPADPFRVSPPQPPPDHYRVPPPQPQPPSDSYRVSPPQEVYHAPVHTPPPPPPIASPQPQIQLSGPPPPMMSSLPRRTDDGPQIRLSSLAMRSNLNHSLPLPVTAPFKNSPFNHAHYQNPDFEPMHWAPNESRK, encoded by the exons ATGTCCTTATCGGATCTTCCAAGAAGCCACTTTGATCCTTTGAATCATTATCCTCTCAGAGAAGAACAATATCCTGGCTACTTTCCTCCATCTGACGCTCCGGCTGCTTTTCTAACCCACGAGATCACTCAATTGTCAAACGCGCTCTACGGTCACCGTCCCGCTTTCTTCAACATGAACCCGCTGTCGCCcgaagagatggagcggTTCCAGGAGCTCTCCAACAAGTACGAACCAGAGCTGCCAGTAAGCAACCCG TCGACGAACGCAATTGCGATGGACTATGCCAATGCCGATCCCACCTTTGCTACAAAGACCAGT GCTCTGGCTGTTACACATCCGCAATCGCGTATCATGAAAGGAGATGGCAATTGTGGCTGGAGAG CTGTTGCCTTTGGGTACTTTGAGAATCTGTTCAGTCTTCGTGATCCTGTTCAACTACAACGCGAGCGGGCACGGTTCAAGTCACTGAACACCCTCCTTGACCAAGTCGGTCTAGACGAGATTACGTACGGAATGTTTGCCGATGCTACAGATGAGGTATTCGATAGCATACTTAATGCAATCGAACGCGGCGAGCGTGACGATTCCTTCCTTGTTGCGCTGTTCAATGATGAGTATAATTCGAATACGATTCTCTGCCATTTCAGA TTCTTGACCAGTGCATGGATAAAACTAAATGCCCATCGCTATTCGGCCTTTTTACCAATGGATATGCCCATTGACCGGTATTGTTCAACGCAGATAGACCCGGTTAAGACCGAAATCGATGGGATAGGTCTGCAAGCATTGGTCGACGGAGTCATCGAGGGATCTGGACTAGTCGTGGAAATTTTGTACCTCGATCGGAGTGAAGGTGATGCTGTGACCCCACATGTGCTCACACAGACGAGGCCAGGAGTTGGAGCCATTCGCCTGCTCTACCGACC AGGCCATTACGACCTGCTTTACCGAGCGGAACCGATTGTAAACATGCAGCCGGTAGTCAACTTGCAATACGCCATATCATCCAATTACGGCCCTTGGGATACCAGTGACCTCTCATTTGATGTGAATTCCAGCTTGATGGCCATACCAAACCTGATGATGGACACGTCGTTTCCACTCGCCCCTTCAATGTCACAACCTCCGGCCGATCCTTTTCGAGTCTCACCACCACAGCCTCCGCCAGATCACTACCGGGTCCCCCCaccacagccgcagcctccgTCAGACTCTTACCGAGTCTCCCCACCGCAGGAAGTATATCATGCTCCTGTGCACacgcctccaccaccgccgccgatCGCCTCTCCGCAACCACAGATCCAATTATCTGGACCGCCACctccgatgatgagctcATTACCTCGTCGGACAGATGATGGGCCTCAAATCCGGCTAAGTTCGCTTGCAATGAGATCTAATCTGAATCATTCACTTCCGCTGCCAGTTACCGCACCGTTTAAAAA CTCCCCGTTCAACCACGCGCATTACCAGAATCCGGATTTTGAACCGATGCACTGGGCGCCCAATGAGTCCCGCAAATAA
- a CDS encoding protein csnB (transcript_id=CADANIAT00005639) produces MSDDDDFMHDSADEEYDFEYEDADDDETGDIGIENKYYNAKQIKVDNPEEAIDEFLGVPALEQDKGDWGFKGLKQAIKLEFKLGRYSDAVEHYRELLTYVKSAVTRNYSEKSINNMLDYIEKGSDDEKAYQCMEEFYSLTLNSFQNTNNERLWLKTNIKLARLWLERREYGQLSKKVRELHRACQREDGSDDPSKGTYLLELYALEIQMYAETKNNKRLKALYQRALRVRSAVPHPKIMGIIRECGGKMHMSEENWEEAQSDFFESFRNYDEAGSMQRIQVLKYLVLTTMLMKSDINPFHSQETKPYKTDPRISAMTDLVDAFQRDDIHAYEEVLSKNPDVLADPFIAENIDEVSRNMRTKAILKLIAPYTRFTLSFISKHIKISVTEAQDILSFLILDKKLNAKIDQESGTVVVESASDVERLRSVEEWNESLRTLWQVTLKDGDGFKNDDVSQPTGIGMRGPLLYQSGLDDDTAGLLRSSGHRFRRGGKGSKAGGGLGMKTGLF; encoded by the exons ATGtcagacgacgatgatttcATGCACGACTCCGCTGATGAAGA GTATGACTTTGAATATGAAGATGCagacgacgacgagacaGGAGATATCGGAATCGAAAATAAATACTACAATGCAAAACAGATCAAGGTCGACAATCCAGAGGAAGCGATTGACGAATTCCTAGGGGTACCTGCTCTGGAACAGGACAAGGGGGATTG GGGCTTCAAAGGGCTGAAACAGGCAATCAAGCTGGAGTTTAAACTCGGGAGATACAGCGAT GCCGTTGAACACTACAGGGAACTCTTAACATACGTCAAATCCGCGGTCACCCGAAACTACTCCGAAAAATCGATTAACAACATGCTTGACTATATCGAGAAGGGATCGGATGACGAGAAGGCGTACCAGTGCATGGAAGAGTTCTATTCTCTAACGCTCAACTCCTTCCAGAACACGAATAATGAGCGACTGTGGCTTAAGACAAATATAAAACTGGCCCGTCTGTGGTTGGAACGAAGAGAGTATGGCCAGTTGAGCAAAAAGGTGCGGGAGTTGCACCGGGCTTGTCAGAGGGAGGATGGATCGGACGATCCCAGCAAGGGCACATATCTACTGGAGCTATACGCGCTAGAGATTCAGATGTACGCCGAGACAAAGAACAACAAGCGACTAAAGGCGCTTTACCAGCGTGCCCTCCGCGTGAGGTCGGCGGTTCCACATCCCAAGATCATGGGGATCATCCGAGAATGTGGAGGCAAGATGCACATGAGCGAGGAGAACTGGGAGGAGGCGCAAAGCGATTTCTTCGAGTCGTTCCGAAACTACGACGAAGCGGGCTCGATGCAGCGCATTCAGGTACTCAAGTATCTGGTGCTGACCACCATGCTGATGAAATCGGACATCAATCCCTTCCACTCGCAGGAGACGAAACCGTACAAGACTGACCCTCGCATCTCTGCAATGACGGATTTGGTTGACGCCTTCCAGAGAGATGACATTCATGCATACGAGGAGGTTTTAAGCAAGAACCCAGACGTGCTGGCCGACCCCTTCATCGCGGAGAACATCGACGAGGTTAGCCGGAATATGAGGACCAAGGCCATCCTTAAATTGATCGCACCCTACACGCGGTTCACGCTCAGCTTTATTTCAAAACACATCAAGATCTCGGTAACGGAAGCACAAGATATCCTGAGCTTCCTGATCTTAGACAAGAAACTCAACGCCAAGATTGACCAGGAAAGTGGGACGGTTGTAGTCGAAAGCGCAAGCGATGTGGAACGACTCCGGTCCGTGGAGGAGTGGAACGAATCTCTCCGGACGCTCTGGCAAGTGACTTTGAAGGACGGCGACGGATTCAAAAACGATGATGTCTCGCAGCCGACCGGGATAGGCATGCGAGGACCCTTGCTCTACCAATCAGGCCTTGACGACGACACCGCGGGTCTACTACGTTCTAGCGGCCACCGATTCCGGAGAGGGGGGAAGGGCAGCAAAGCAGGAGGAGGGCTTGGGATGAAGACGGGCCTGTTCTAa